One segment of Rhodothermus bifroesti DNA contains the following:
- a CDS encoding DJ-1/PfpI family protein: protein MGAKRILMIVGDFGEDYEIMVPFQALQAVGCQVDAVCPDKKKGQKVRTAVHDFEGDQTYSEKPGHNFQLNATFDDVRPEDYDALVIPGGRAPEYIRLNPRVLEIVRHFAQANKPIAAICHGLQVLAAAGVLKGRRCTAYPACGPEVKAAGGEYLEVPVDEAVVDGNLVTAPAWPAHPRWLAEFFKVLGLRIEHEEAAMA, encoded by the coding sequence ATGGGAGCTAAACGCATCTTGATGATCGTGGGGGACTTTGGCGAGGACTACGAAATCATGGTCCCCTTCCAGGCGCTACAAGCCGTCGGGTGCCAGGTTGACGCCGTATGCCCAGACAAGAAGAAAGGCCAGAAAGTTCGCACGGCCGTGCACGATTTTGAGGGCGATCAGACCTATTCCGAAAAGCCAGGCCATAACTTCCAGCTCAACGCGACGTTCGACGACGTTCGTCCTGAAGACTACGATGCGCTGGTGATTCCTGGGGGACGTGCGCCTGAGTACATTCGCCTGAACCCGCGTGTGCTGGAGATCGTCCGGCATTTTGCCCAAGCCAACAAACCTATTGCCGCCATTTGCCATGGGCTACAGGTACTTGCGGCAGCCGGGGTGCTCAAAGGTCGGCGCTGCACGGCTTACCCAGCTTGCGGTCCCGAAGTGAAAGCTGCAGGCGGTGAATACCTCGAAGTGCCGGTCGATGAAGCGGTAGTTGATGGGAACCTGGTTACAGCACCCGCTTGGCCTGCCCATCCACGCTGGCTAGCCGAGTTTTTCAAAGTGCTTGGGCTGCGTATCGAACATGAGGAAGCCGCAATGGCCTGA
- a CDS encoding DoxX family protein, with the protein MLRPVKYRHDLGLLVLRLGLGLTFLFVHGGPKLFGGPERWARVGSVMQVFGIDFAPTFWGFVAALSEFVGGGILLILGLFWPWALVPVVATLLVAALGHVSGAIPGGPWYPLEIALVFVALMLTGPGHYSLDAQRTRQ; encoded by the coding sequence ATGCTGCGTCCTGTAAAATACCGGCATGACCTAGGGTTACTCGTGCTACGACTTGGGTTAGGGTTGACGTTCCTTTTCGTCCATGGTGGCCCTAAGCTGTTTGGCGGCCCAGAACGCTGGGCGCGCGTGGGCAGCGTGATGCAAGTTTTCGGCATTGACTTTGCGCCGACGTTTTGGGGATTCGTGGCCGCACTGTCTGAATTTGTAGGTGGGGGTATCCTCCTGATCTTGGGGCTTTTTTGGCCCTGGGCTTTAGTGCCTGTCGTAGCCACGCTGCTTGTTGCTGCCTTGGGCCACGTTAGCGGGGCTATTCCTGGCGGCCCTTGGTACCCCCTGGAAATTGCGCTGGTCTTTGTGGCCCTGATGCTTACGGGTCCAGGCCATTACAGCCTCGACGCCCAACGTACCCGCCAATAA
- a CDS encoding DnaJ C-terminal domain-containing protein: protein MAQMLKDYYEILGVPETATEEEIKKAYRKLAREWHPDRNPNKAQAEERFKEIQEAYSVLSDPEKRRQYDMLRKNPFNAFGGFSPGNGSRFYQTPEGTFVHFETSGNLEDLLGGGLGDLFSRFFGGFGRTGQDPFSRTRHPRDVEVRVRLPFEQALRGGKTDITLPDGQKVRINVPKGVRPGFKIRLKNGGPTIAGVSKGNVYIIFDVEPHPRFRREGDDLYTTLTINPLEAMLGTTRELVDAYGRYLKLRIPPGTQPGERLRIRGHGVETDTTKGDLYVEIHVEIPRNLSAEQQRLLREAAQKAGLLS, encoded by the coding sequence AAAGCGTATCGGAAGCTGGCACGGGAGTGGCATCCAGATCGGAATCCGAACAAGGCGCAGGCTGAAGAGCGCTTTAAAGAGATCCAGGAAGCCTATAGCGTACTGTCGGACCCTGAAAAACGCCGGCAGTACGATATGCTCCGCAAAAATCCCTTTAACGCCTTCGGTGGGTTTAGTCCAGGTAATGGAAGTCGCTTCTATCAAACGCCAGAGGGGACCTTCGTCCACTTCGAAACTAGTGGTAACCTAGAAGACCTGCTGGGTGGCGGGCTCGGAGATCTCTTTAGTCGCTTCTTTGGTGGATTTGGGCGCACTGGGCAGGATCCGTTTAGCCGCACGCGACACCCACGCGACGTTGAGGTGCGGGTTCGCCTGCCCTTTGAACAAGCCCTGCGTGGCGGGAAAACCGATATCACGCTACCTGATGGGCAAAAAGTACGCATTAACGTACCGAAAGGCGTACGGCCTGGCTTTAAAATTCGCCTCAAGAATGGCGGCCCTACAATTGCGGGCGTCTCGAAAGGCAACGTATATATCATCTTCGACGTAGAGCCGCACCCACGCTTCCGGCGCGAGGGAGACGACTTGTATACCACGCTCACCATTAATCCGCTAGAGGCCATGCTCGGCACCACGCGCGAACTGGTGGATGCTTACGGTCGCTATCTTAAGCTGCGCATTCCTCCAGGCACGCAGCCGGGCGAGCGCCTGCGCATCCGGGGACATGGTGTGGAAACCGATACTACCAAAGGGGACCTTTACGTCGAAATCCACGTCGAAATCCCCCGCAACCTATCGGCCGAGCAGCAGCGCTTGCTGCGCGAAGCTGCTCAAAAAGCGGGTTTGCTATCGTAG